The window GCCGATATCGCGCAGGCATGTGGCGGCGGCAGCATTGGAGAGATGTCCGTGCTTGGAGCGGATCCGCTTCTTGAGAAACTCCGGGTACGGCCCTTCCTCGAGCATCTGCGGGCAGTGGTTGCTCTCGAGCACCACCGCATCGCACCTCCGGAGGGCCTCCTCGATCCTGGGGGTGATGATGCCGGTGTCCAGACAGCAGCCGATGCGGACGCCGTCCTCCTCGATGACATAACCGACCGGGTCGGCAGCATCGTGCGCCGTCTGGAAGGGCACGACAGAGAGACCACCGAAGGAGAACGCCTCGCCGCAGGAGGCACGAATCAGTTCGACCGGTTTGTCCGATTTTCTGGTCCTGCAGAATGCATCCAGCGTTCCCGCCGTTCCGGCCACCGGCAGTCCAAGGCGGCGCGAGAGGACGTCCACGCCCCTGATATGATCGATATGCTCGTGGGTCACCACAATGCCCTTCACCAGGTTCTCGTCTCCGCCGGCCCCGGCAAGACGGTTCCTGATCTCCCGTGCCGAGAGACCGGCATCGATGAGGAGTGCACCGCTCTCCCCCTCCACATACACACAGTTTCCCTTGCTCCCGCTGGCGAGGACGGTAACCTTCATCCTCCATCTATCTGTTCTTGACCACTATATCGATGGCGATCGACAGAGATTCATCTGAGAAGATCCGACGATCCCTTCAATGGCAGCGGACGGGTGGATGGAGGCGGCGGTCCGTGTGGCGGGCGATAGCGGCGTGCAGATCGACAGAAGAAGGCTTCGTCCCGGTGTGAATTGCTATGCCGTCCGATCGGCCGACGGCGATGCCCTCCAGTTCTGCTTCCCCCTCCACCTCCCCTTCCCCCTCCCGGAGGATATCGATCCCCGCGGGGCCGACGGCGCCGCATGGGCGGTGATCGAGGCGGTGAAACGGGCAGCACCCGGAGATCCCCGCCTCAGGCCGCTTGGCGGGCTCGACACCCTCCACCCGGGCCGTTATGGTGCCGGGATCGAACCGGTGACGGTGATGCACCTGAGATCGGCGGCAGGCGCCGACCTCTGGAAGGCGGACACCGACAATTACATCGGGACCGACGGCCTCCACTGCACCGTCCGGGGGGCCGTTCCGTGGCCGGGAACCCCGGATAATGCCGCGATACGCCGTCTCGCCGAACAGGTGACCGATATCGCCGGGGGGATCGCCGATGCGGGGTTCAGGGTGCCGGAGCGCCGCCTCAGGTCGGCGGTCACCCATCTCCTCGACCAGACGATGCTCAGGGAACGCCTCCACAAACTCGGCCTTGTGGCCTTTATCGGCGACGGGACGCGTCCCGCCCGCGCCTACACCCGGTTCCGCCAGCATAGCCGGATCGCCGGCCCGAAAGACGGAGTCCACATCCCCTTCACCTGCCCGGACGCCCTCAATCCTATCTGCCTGGAACTGCCGGCGAGCGGGAGAATGGTGAGCGGGCTTTCGATCCGGCGGGGGGAGGCGCTCGCTGTGGCGGGATCGAATGCGGCCGGAAAGACCACCCTTCTTCAGGCGATCCTGGCCGGAGAGGACGACCACGCACCGGGCGACGGCCGCGAACTCCTCGTCACCGTCCCGGGCGCCAGGACGGCCGAGGCGGGAGGGCAGCACCTCCATGGCGCCGACGTGAGCATGTTCTTCTCATCCCTTCCCCCCGGCATGACAGGGACGCCGACCTCCGCCTTCGGACAGGGGAGCGGGTCGATGACGATGGCGATGCAGGTCGGACGGGCGGTGCGGGAGGAGGCGCCGCTCCTGCTCATCGACGAGGACCGGGCGGCGGCAAACCTGCTGGTCCACAGCACCCTGCAGGAGGAGGACGTCACCCCCCTCTCCGAGATCCTGAGCGGACAGCGCCATATCCTCGGCAATACCACCCTGGTGCTCGCCGCCTCGTCCCTGGATCCCCTCATTGCCCAGTCCGACCGGATCCTGGTCCTGCGGGGGCACCGGGCGGACGCCATCAGCCCCGCCCTCTTCAGGGGAATGTACAGGGACCACCTGAACCGGTGCCTCCGCCTGATCGGGGACGTTTGATTCTGCGCGGTGCACCGTGAAGAGGGAAAATCCAATTTTTCACAAAAAAATATTTTCAGGTTGAAAAATCCCGCAGGCATGGAAAAACCAGAGAGATACGCCATTCTGAAACGGATCCAATCATAGGAGGGGAGCGACAGCAGTTAATCAGGTTAATTTATCCCACCCGAACAATAAATTGAAAAGTTTATTATTGTCGTTAAAAAAACTCTAGACCAGCAAAAACGTGGTAATTATCAAAATTCAGCCATCCTGAGGAAATAGTGTACAATTAGATTGTAACTATCGCTCAGATCCTTGCTGGCGTTCCAACAGGGGTTTCACGGCTGGTGAGGAGGTAACCGGGATCACCCCGAAATCTGTGAAGGCAGATCAGACCGATCAACCGGAGACAGATGTGAAACCTCCAGAGAGGCCATACCGGGATTTCTCGAGGCAATTGAGATGATATTAACAACGCGGCGGGACGGACAGCATCTGCATCTCCAGCCGTTCAGGCTGCTGCCCCAACGGTCCGCAGGAGAAAAATAATGAAGTGCCATTACTGTGAACGGAGGTGTGATCTCTCGGATGTGCGGATCGGCTTCTGCAGGATGTATTATTCGAGTGGAGGAACAATCAGGGAGCGTTTTCCCCACCGATGGTCATCATACCACGTAACACAGATCGAATCCATTCCGTTTTTCCATGTTTACCCCGGTACACGCACCCTCCAGGTGGGAACAGCCGGCTGCAACCTCGCATGCACCTACTGCTCAAATCCCCACATGGCAAGAACGGACCCCGCAAGGATCGAGCTCCACCATGCATCACCCGAACACCTTGTGAGCCTCGCAGAAAAGGAGGGGTGCCATACGATCACCTTCGGCATCAACGAACCAACGGTTTCTCTCCCTTCACTCCTCGATCTTGCCACAACTGCACAGGAGCATGAAATTCCCGTTGGCTGCCTCACAAACGGCTATATGACCGAGGAATCCGCTCGAACACTTGGAGAACACCTATCTTTTGTGAACATCAGCCTGAAATCATTAACATCAACATTCTATCAAAAATATGCCGGTGTCGAGAGCGTGGACCCGGTGCTCAGGACCATTGAGATCCTTGCCGGACACTGCCATGTTGAGGTGACCACTCCCGTTATACAGGGCATTAACGAAGATGAGATCGCCGGTATCGCCCGATTCATCGCGGGAATCGATCCATTCATCCCCTGGCATTTCTTTCCCCTCCTCCCTGAACACCATATATCCGGCAAAGAGGCGCCCGAGATCAGGCATATCGACGCCAACATCGAGCCCATACGGGAGATCCTGCCGTATGTGTATTTCAGCAATGGTATTGGACCAGATCAGTTCAACACCATCTGTCCAGGATGCGGGAGGACGGTCGTCGAGCGAATCAACGGCGGAGGACGCGGCAGAAAAATCGTCCGCGATCTGCTCGAAGATGGTACCTGCCCATACTGCGGAGGGGAAATTCCCCTCCATGGGAGGCGTGTTGCATTGGATTCCATAGAGGTCAACGACCGATGATCGGGGTCATCGACCTCAGGAACGGGAAGAGGGATCAGTGCGGACAGCCCGCTGGTCGGTATTGCACGCAGGATCCAGGCAGACCACTGCCACCCCGGCGACCGGACCCCGGAAAGCACCTCCCTGATCAGGCCTACCCGCCGGGGTTCCGATACTATCCTGAGGACGGCGAGGGGCGGGAGTATCCCTTTGCCGGGCCCTACACCACGATGCCTGCAGACACCCTGGGTTCTGCCTATGAGGGGCGCAGCGCGGCAGTCGGGAGTCGGAGCACCCTGACGCATGTGTATGCCGGTACCGACATCACCGTCGAGTGTTTTGCCCGCAACCTCTACAATTACGGCACGATGGCGGCGGTCCGCAGAGATAAAAATGAACAATGGAGGGGGATCCAGTGAAAAAACACGATCAGAAAGGGACATTTTCGGACCGGGAGTCGGCAGAGCGGTTTGCTCGCCTCTCAGAAAGGGTGTTTGCACCGGTCAACACTGCCATCGCCCGCCAGATTGTAGCAGAATGCGGGATCACCCGGGGAACGGCGATCGAAATCGGGAGCGGCCCTGCCCACCTCGCAATCGAGGTGGCACGGATCACCGACCTCCGGGTGATCGCCCTCGACATCTCGGTGCCGATGCGATCCATTGCGGCCAGAACCATCCATGACGCCGGACTCTACGATCAGATCACCCCGCTCAGCGGCGACGCTGCGGCGATCCCGCTCTCCGATGCATCGACGGACCTCGTCTTCAGCAAGGGATCGGCCTTTTTCTGGCCTGATCCTGCAGGGGCATTCAGGGAGATCCGGCGGGTGCTCGGACCTGGCGGTCAGGCATGGATCGGCGGCGGGTTCGGGAGCGCCGAGATCCTCGAGAGGGTCAGGGAGCAGATGGACCGTATCGATACGGCCTGGATCGAAGGGGTGCACGAGCGCCTCAGTGACAGGACCGCGGAACGGTTCAGGGCAGACCTGGACCGGGCGGGGATCGAGGACTATACCATCCTCCGAGAACCCTGGCACCTCTGGATCCGTTTTTCACGGGGTGAGGGATGAGAGACATAGACTCGACCCATAACTGGACGACAATCGGGGTGCTTGCCGGACTCCCAATTCTATTGTTCGTTTTTTCCCTCTTTCTCGGCCGCTACACGATCGATCCCTTCACGGCCATCCAGATCATTGCGGCAGGGATCACCGACGCCATCCCCTCATTCCCCGTCTCGATCCCGCATACCTGGCCAGCGGTGATGGACACCATCGTGTGGCGGATCAGAATCCCCCGCATCTGTGCGGCGATGCTCGTGGGTTCGGGGCTTGCCATATCAGGCGCCGCCTTCCAGGGCCTCTTCAGAAACCCGCTGGTCTCTCCGCATATCCTGGGTGTCGACTCAGGTGCGGGTTTCGGGGCGGCGCTCGGTATCCTGATCTCGGGATCCCTTCTTGTGGTCCAGGGGCTTGCCTTCACCTTCGGGATCGTGGCCGTGGTGGCAACCTACCTGCTCGCCCGCGTCTACCGCACCACCCCCACCCTGGTGCTGGTGCTGGCCGGCATCATCGTGGGCGCCTTTTTCCAGGCGATGATATCGCTCACCAAATATGTCGCCGATCCGTTTGAGAAACTCCCGGCCATCGTCTTCTGGCTGATGGGGAGCCTTGCAGATGTCAGGATCGGCGACCTGATCATCGTCGGACCGCTGATCATCGGGTGCATGATCATTCTCCTGCTGATCAGGTGGCGGATCAACATCCTGTCGGTAGGAGACGACGAAGCAAAGGCGCTCGGCATCAACACCACCAGGATGGCACAGATCATCATCATCTGCGCCACCATCATCACGGCAACGGCCGTCTGCATCAGCGGGATCATCGGATGGGTGGGGCTTGTCGTCCCGCACATCGCCCGCATGATCGTCGGACCGGACTACAGGAAGATCCTGCCAGTCTCGGTGGTGATCGGGGCATGCTATCTCCTCATCGTCGACGACATCGCCCGCACCCTCACCGCCGCCGAGATCCCGCTCGGCATCCTCACCGCCGTGATCGGGGCCCCGGTGTTCGCCTATCTGCTGAAGTTCAGGAAGGTGGGGTGGGAATGATCCTGGATGTCAGAGATGCCGCCTTCTCCTATGACGGCACACGGATGATCTTTGCGGGGGTCTCCTTCTCCATCGGACGGGGGGAGTGCCTCTGCATCCTGGGCCCGAACGGCACCGGGAAGTCCACCCTGATCAAATGTCTCATCAACGTCCTCCCCCTGAATATGGGCAGCATCACGCTCGGAGGGGAGGAGATCGTCACGCTCCCCAGAACAGAGGTGGCCCGGCAGATCGCCTATGTGCCGCAGGCCCACCAGATCGTCTTCCCCTTTGCGGTCATCGACTTCGTCCTGATGGGGCGGGCCCCCCACCTCTCCCTCTTCGCCACGCCGGGTCGTGCCGACCGTCAGATTGCAGAGGAGGCACTGGTCACCGTGGGGATAGAGCATCTCGCCGCTCGTCCGGTATCCGAGATCAGCGGGGGCGAGCTGCAGCTGGCCCTCATCGCCCGGGCGCTGGCACAGCAGCCCGCCGTGATGGTCCTCGACGAACCGACCTCCCACCTCGATTTCGGCAACCAGGTACGAGTCCTCCGTCTCATCGAACGACTTGCCGACGAGGGGATCGCCGTGATCATGACCTCACACTTCCCGGATCATAGCTTCATCATTTCTCAGAATGTGGCGATCATGAAGGACGGAGGGTTTATCGCCGTCGGACCGGCAGAAGAGGTGCTGACCCCTGAACATCTCGGTGCGGCCTACGGGATCGATGTGGCGATCACCTATGTCGAGGAGGCCGGACGGCGGGTCTGCATCCCCTCCATATACCGGCCCCCGAGATAACCATTTTTATTTAACATTTGGTTTTGGTACAATACCAACATTTAAGCAGAGACCTGCAGAGTAAGGATGCTGAAGATCAGGAAAGGACACAATTGAGCCTGATTTTCAATAAAGATGATTCAGGAGTCAACTATGAGAAAAATTGACCACATTTTCATTATATCAATCCTCTTTCTTCTCCTGGCAACCGCCGTCACCTGCGGGTGCCTCTCCGGTACAACCACTGAACCGGGGCCAGAAGAAGGTGGAGCGCCCGAACAGCAGTCACCACCAACAGGGTCTGACGACACGACGGGCGCCACGACAAACGCCGCCACCACGCAGACACAATCTGCTCAGGCTGAAAGCAACGGTGAAACCCAAACTGACGGAACACCGGTTGAAGAGACAACGGCGCCTGAAGAAACCATCGAACCGGAAGAAACAACCGAAACTGAGGAAACAACCGCCGGCTCCTCCTCAGGCGGCGGCGGGTCCGGGGATTCCGGCGACGATCCCGACATTCGCTATGTACAGGACACCGTCGGTCGTCTGGTCCAACTCCCCTATGATGTGAACGGGGTGCTCACCACCAACCCGACCACCACGATCATGGTCTACATGATCGCGCCCGAGAAACTCCTCGGATGGAACTTCAATCCCGGTGATCCGATGCCGGCAGACTACAAGAGTCTCCCGGTCGTCGGAGGATGGTTCGGGTCCATGAGCGGCAACTACGAGACCTTCATCGCCCTCGGGCCGGACGTGATCATCGACGGCGCAAACTGCCAGGGCACCCTTGAGGAAAACATCGAGGAGCGGCAGGCAAACTTCGACCCGATCCCGGTCGTCGGCGTGCTGTCCTCAAACGATGCAACACATTTCGAGGCGACAGTCGGATTTGTCGGGGAGATCCTGGGCGACCAGGACCGCGCCAGCAACCTCATCGAGTTCTACCGGAACGTCAAGGACGAGGTCACCGACAGGACGGCCGATATCCCTGAGGACGAGCGCCGCCGCGTCTACTATGCCGAGGGGGCGGACGGACTCACCACCGATCCGACCGGTTCCTTCCACGCCCAGGTCATCGACATCTGCGGCGGGGTGAACGTGGCCGAATGCGCCGTCACGCCGGGATCAGGCAAGACACCGGTCTCGATAGAGCAGGTGCTGCTCTGGAACCCGGACCTGATCTTCTGTGACGATCCAAACTTTGCCGCCTCGGTCTACACCGACCCGCAGTGGCAGGAGATCGACGCAGTCAAGAACCATCAGGTCTTCTACACTCCCTACGGGCCCTTCAGCCTCTTCAACACCCCGCCGAGCACCAACCTGATACCGGGCATGCTCTGGGCAGGGGCAGTGATGTACCCTGACGAGTTCGAGGACATGGACGTTGTCGGGACGATCGGTCAGTTCTATTCCGAATTCTATCACGTCGACCTCACTGATGACGAGGTCACCGCCATCATCGGCGATCTCCCGGAGGCGACACACACCCGTTATATGACCGACATGGTCGGGCGGCGGATCATCGTCCCGGACGAGGTGAACGGCGTGCTCACCACCAACCCGACCACCACGATCATGACCTACATGATCGCGCCCGACAAACTCCTCGGATGGAACTTCAACCCCGGCGACCCGATGCCGGCGGACTACAAGAGTCTCCCGGTCGTTGGGGGATGGTTCGGGTCCATGAGCGGCAACTACGAGACCTTCATCGCCCTCGGCCCTGATCTGATCATCGACGGGGCGAACTGCCAGGGCACCCTTGAGGAAAACATCGAGGAGCGGCAGGCAAACTTCGACCCGATCCCGGTCGTCGGCGTGCTTGCATCGAACGATGCAACGCAGTTCGAAACCACCGTTAGTTTTGTCGGAAGGGTGCTCGGGAGTCAGGACGAGGCCGGTTCCCTGATCGAGTTCTACAATGAGGTGATGGACGAGGTCTCCGCCCGCACAGGCGACATCCCTGAGGACGAGCGTCGCCGCGTCTACTATGCAGAGGGTGCGGATGGACTCGCCACAGATCCCACCGGTTCCTTCCACGCCCAGGTCATCGAAATCTGCGGTGGGGTGAACGTGGCCGAATGCGCCGTCACGCCGGGATCAGGCAAGACACCGGTCTCGATAGAGCAGGTGCTGCTCTGGAACCCGGACCTGATCTTCTGTGACGATCCAACCTTTGCTACATCGGTCTACACCGACCCACTCTGGGAGAACGTCACGGCCGTGGAGAACCACCAGGTCTTCTACACGCCCTATGGACCGTTCAGTGTCTTCAACGCCCCGCCGAGCACCAACCTGATACCGGGCATGCTCTGGGCAGGGGAGATGATGTATCCCGACCGGTTTGCCGATCTCGATGTCGAAGGACGGATCACCGCATTCTACAGTGAGTTCTACCACTATGACCTCACGCCTGCAGACTACGATGACCTCTTCACCTCCAACTGAACCCTTTTCTCTTTTTAGCGATGACGGGAGGCACCATCAAACAACCGGGATGAGCGACCTATTTTCTGAATTATAGCACGAAAAAAGGGCAAAAAGGCAAAAAGCTGGCAGAAACGCAGCCCAAGACATACCTCGCAGGAGACAACTACAAAAAGGAGGGGAGAGGCAGTATGGCCGCAGCCCCTCTTCATCCCGGACGGGTGTCAGAATATATCCGGTTCACCCCCGGATCACGGTCCCGACCGGCTCTCCCCTGATGGCCCGCGTGATGTTCCCGGGCACATGCCCGTTGACCACCCGGATCTCCCTGATGTGCCGGGTGTGGAGGAGGAGTTCCACCGCCCTTCTCTCAAGCACCATGTCCTCCATGTCCATCGAGAGGAGTTCTGCGGCGGTGATCTCGGGGATGAACTCTGCATTCGCATTCTCCCTCGGGTCCTCGGCGAACTGGCCGTCGACATTCTTGGCAAGGATACAGTTCTTCGCCCCCATCACCTCGGCAATGAGCACGGCGCCGGTATCGGTGCGGTTCGGCGGGATCGATCCCATATCGGCCGGCTGCTCGTAGAGGCCGTACGGGGGGGTGCCGTGGGTCACCGGCAGCAGACCCAGAGCGATCAGGGTGGGGAGTTCGAGCAGGTCGTCGGTCTTGATCCTGACCCCGTTGTACTTCGAGAGGAGCACAGACATCATGATGGCATTCTGTTCGCTGATCTTGCCCGCCAGTTCGGCGAGCACACCGGTGGGCATACCGAGATTGATCCCGATGTCCATGATATGCCGCACCCGTCCCCCGCCCCCGGTGACGACCAGGACCTGTTCTCCCTCACCCTTCAGGGCACCGATCTCCTCGACGATCGGGAAGACCACATCCTTGCCATAGTCGATGGTGCCGTGTCCGCCGAACTTGATCACGTTCAGTGCGGGCATGATCCGGATCTGCGGGATCTCATCGATACGGCGCATCAACCCCTTTCTCACCAGCGTCTCCCCCCGGAGACCGGACTCCAGCTCAAAGCGTCCTTTAGTCATAGGATCACACGGGAAAAGTATATACACTAATATATAGTGATTTGTGTGCTGCCGATCATATGCGGCAGGGGGGACGTCATGAAATTTTATGTGCGTGAACGCCAGAAGGTCGGTGCCGGCGTCAAGCAACCCAAGTTCAGGGTGGTCGCCGTCACCGGAGAGAAGGCAGACGAGGGGCACCTCAAGGTCGAGGCGGTCCATTTCAGGAAGAACGAGATCGAGGCGATCGCCAGGGATGTCGGTGCCGAGATCGTCTGGCTTGAACCGATGCCCGAGGAAGAGCGCGGGAGCATGAAAGAGGAGTGAACACAGAGGGGCATGTGAAGCCCCTTTCTCCTAAAATTTTCTGTTTACCGCCGGATCACGGTCCCGACCCGCTCTCCCCTGAGGGCCTTTGTGATGGTGCCGGGCACATGCCCGTTGACCACCCGGATCTCGGTGATGTGCTTGGTATAGAGCAGGAGTTCCACCGCCTTCTTCTCGAGCACCATGTCCTCCATATCGCGGGCGAGGAGTTCAGATGCCGTGATCTCAGGTATGAACTCCGCATCGGGGTCAAGGCGCGGGTCCTCGGCATAAAGTCCATCGACATTCTTGGCCAGGATGCAGGTCTTCGCCCCCATCACCTCGGCAATGAGCACGGCGCCGGTATCGGTGCGGTTCGGCGGGATCGATCCCATCTCCGGGGGTTGCTCATAGAGACCATAGGGCGGTGTGCCGTGGATCACCGGGAGCAGACCCAGTGAGGTGAGGGTGGGGAGATTGAGGAGGTCGTCGGATGCCACCTGCACACCACCGTGCGGTGAGAGGAGGAGGGACATCATCAGGGCGTTCTGTTCGCTGATTGTGCCCGCCAGTTCGGCGAGCACACCGGTGGGCATGCCCAGGTTGATCCCGATGTCCATGATATGCCGCACCCGTACGCCGCCACCGGTGACGACAAGGAGTTTCTCGCCGGACTGTTTCAGCGCCCCGAGCTCCTCAACGATCGGGAAGACGACGTCGCGGCCGAAATCCATCGTGCCGTGCCCGCCGATCTTCACCACTTTGAGGTCGGGCATGATCCGGATCTGCGGGATCTCAGAAACCCTCTTCATAAGCCCTTTTCTGACAAGCGTCTCCCCACGAAGACCAGAATCCAGTTCGAACCGTTGTTCTTTGATAGTATCACCAGATGGAAAAAGTATATATTTCAGCATGATATAAGATTCGATCAACCAACTGGTATACCAGCTGGAGCGAGGTGAAGCAATGAAGATCTATGTACGAGGACGACAGAAGGTCGGTGCCGGTGTCAAGCAACCCAAGTTCAGGGTTGTCGCCGTCACCGGAGAGAAGGGGGACAACGCACACCTGAAGATCGAGGCGACCCACTTCAGAAAGACCGAACTTGAACAGGTCGCTGCCGACGTGGGCGCAGAGATCGTGTATCTCGAACCGATGGCAGAAGAAGAGCGCGGCGGGATGAAGGCGGAGTAACCCCTCCATTCGCCCATTTTCTGACATGACAGCGCCGGACAGAGAGACCATTTTTGCGGCGGCGGTGCGGATCCTGCTCGATGTCGACCGCGTTGTCACCGTCCACTACCGGGACGGCACCGTCAGCGTCCAGTTCCCGACCACCCGGCGCCTTGCCGAACACCTCGGTGTTCCGCACTACTATGTGCTCCCATATTGCGCGGAGATGGAGCGGGACGGGTTGATCAGGAGGGTGGAGCGGGTCGGGATATCGACCACGCCCGCCGGCACACGACTCCTCCTTGGGCTGATGTCGTCTTCCCACCTGACAGAGGCGGAGGCGGTCATCGGGGGGGCGACATTCAGGGAACTGCTGAAGGCCTCGGGATTAAAAGACGTGGACCGATGAGGCCTTGAAGGTGATCCAGACCTCCTCGTCCTGATGGATGTCCAGATCGACCACGCCCCGCCGGGTGAGCACCACCACAAACGGGATGCCGGCGTCCACCGTGATCCGCACGACCATGCCATTGTCGACGATATCCACGATCGTTCCCTTCAATGAGTTCTGTGCACTCGAATCCAGGGGGGTGCGCGATATCAGGATGTCCTCGGGTCGCACGGTCGCCGTGACCTCACCGTCCCCCGAACAGGTGGCGGAGACGATCCTGACGCCGCCGGCGTCGATCTCGCAGAGATCGCCCTTCTGCACGCACCTACCGTGGAAGAGGTTTTCCACTCCCACGAAATTCGCCACAAACTCACAGTTCGGTTTCCTGAAGACCTCGTGCGGTTCGCCGACCTGCACGATCTCACCGCCCCGGATCACGGCCACGCGGTCGGCGAGGGAGAAGACCTCCTCGAAGTTGTGGGTGACATGGATCACCGTGATCCCGTAGAGATCGTGGAGGCGCCGCAGTTCCTTCCTGAGCTTCTCACGCGTCTGCCCGTCCAGGGCGCTCAGCGGTTCATCGAGAAGGAGGAGGGCGGGCTCCATGACGATCGCCCGGGCGATCGCCGCCCGCTGCTGTTCTCCGCCGGAGAGGGTATCAGGATGGCGGTGGAGGAGGTGATCGATGGCCAGAAAGCGGGCGGCATCGGTAACCTTCCGCTCGATCTCCGTCGCCTCCACCTTCCGGTTCCGCAGACCGAAACCGATGTTCTCTGCCACCGTGAGGTGGGGGAAGAGCATGTAGTCCTGGTAGACCATGCAGATGTTTCGCTCCCGTGGCGGCACATCGGTGATGTCCCGACCGTCCAGGACCACGCGGCCCGAGTCCGGCGGATAGATCCCGGCCAGCGTCTCGAGGAGGATCGTCTTCCCGGCACCGGTCGGCCCGATGATCACCAGGTACTCACCGTCGTTCACCTGGAGGGAGGCATCCTTCAGGACGAACTCCCCCATGTCC is drawn from Methanofollis fontis and contains these coding sequences:
- a CDS encoding ABC transporter substrate-binding protein — its product is MRKIDHIFIISILFLLLATAVTCGCLSGTTTEPGPEEGGAPEQQSPPTGSDDTTGATTNAATTQTQSAQAESNGETQTDGTPVEETTAPEETIEPEETTETEETTAGSSSGGGGSGDSGDDPDIRYVQDTVGRLVQLPYDVNGVLTTNPTTTIMVYMIAPEKLLGWNFNPGDPMPADYKSLPVVGGWFGSMSGNYETFIALGPDVIIDGANCQGTLEENIEERQANFDPIPVVGVLSSNDATHFEATVGFVGEILGDQDRASNLIEFYRNVKDEVTDRTADIPEDERRRVYYAEGADGLTTDPTGSFHAQVIDICGGVNVAECAVTPGSGKTPVSIEQVLLWNPDLIFCDDPNFAASVYTDPQWQEIDAVKNHQVFYTPYGPFSLFNTPPSTNLIPGMLWAGAVMYPDEFEDMDVVGTIGQFYSEFYHVDLTDDEVTAIIGDLPEATHTRYMTDMVGRRIIVPDEVNGVLTTNPTTTIMTYMIAPDKLLGWNFNPGDPMPADYKSLPVVGGWFGSMSGNYETFIALGPDLIIDGANCQGTLEENIEERQANFDPIPVVGVLASNDATQFETTVSFVGRVLGSQDEAGSLIEFYNEVMDEVSARTGDIPEDERRRVYYAEGADGLATDPTGSFHAQVIEICGGVNVAECAVTPGSGKTPVSIEQVLLWNPDLIFCDDPTFATSVYTDPLWENVTAVENHQVFYTPYGPFSVFNAPPSTNLIPGMLWAGEMMYPDRFADLDVEGRITAFYSEFYHYDLTPADYDDLFTSN
- a CDS encoding P-loop domain-containing protein: MAADGWMEAAVRVAGDSGVQIDRRRLRPGVNCYAVRSADGDALQFCFPLHLPFPLPEDIDPRGADGAAWAVIEAVKRAAPGDPRLRPLGGLDTLHPGRYGAGIEPVTVMHLRSAAGADLWKADTDNYIGTDGLHCTVRGAVPWPGTPDNAAIRRLAEQVTDIAGGIADAGFRVPERRLRSAVTHLLDQTMLRERLHKLGLVAFIGDGTRPARAYTRFRQHSRIAGPKDGVHIPFTCPDALNPICLELPASGRMVSGLSIRRGEALAVAGSNAAGKTTLLQAILAGEDDHAPGDGRELLVTVPGARTAEAGGQHLHGADVSMFFSSLPPGMTGTPTSAFGQGSGSMTMAMQVGRAVREEAPLLLIDEDRAAANLLVHSTLQEEDVTPLSEILSGQRHILGNTTLVLAASSLDPLIAQSDRILVLRGHRADAISPALFRGMYRDHLNRCLRLIGDV
- a CDS encoding radical SAM protein; this translates as MKCHYCERRCDLSDVRIGFCRMYYSSGGTIRERFPHRWSSYHVTQIESIPFFHVYPGTRTLQVGTAGCNLACTYCSNPHMARTDPARIELHHASPEHLVSLAEKEGCHTITFGINEPTVSLPSLLDLATTAQEHEIPVGCLTNGYMTEESARTLGEHLSFVNISLKSLTSTFYQKYAGVESVDPVLRTIEILAGHCHVEVTTPVIQGINEDEIAGIARFIAGIDPFIPWHFFPLLPEHHISGKEAPEIRHIDANIEPIREILPYVYFSNGIGPDQFNTICPGCGRTVVERINGGGRGRKIVRDLLEDGTCPYCGGEIPLHGRRVALDSIEVNDR
- a CDS encoding FecCD family ABC transporter permease; this encodes MRDIDSTHNWTTIGVLAGLPILLFVFSLFLGRYTIDPFTAIQIIAAGITDAIPSFPVSIPHTWPAVMDTIVWRIRIPRICAAMLVGSGLAISGAAFQGLFRNPLVSPHILGVDSGAGFGAALGILISGSLLVVQGLAFTFGIVAVVATYLLARVYRTTPTLVLVLAGIIVGAFFQAMISLTKYVADPFEKLPAIVFWLMGSLADVRIGDLIIVGPLIIGCMIILLLIRWRINILSVGDDEAKALGINTTRMAQIIIICATIITATAVCISGIIGWVGLVVPHIARMIVGPDYRKILPVSVVIGACYLLIVDDIARTLTAAEIPLGILTAVIGAPVFAYLLKFRKVGWE
- a CDS encoding MBL fold metallo-hydrolase; the protein is MKVTVLASGSKGNCVYVEGESGALLIDAGLSAREIRNRLAGAGGDENLVKGIVVTHEHIDHIRGVDVLSRRLGLPVAGTAGTLDAFCRTRKSDKPVELIRASCGEAFSFGGLSVVPFQTAHDAADPVGYVIEEDGVRIGCCLDTGIITPRIEEALRRCDAVVLESNHCPQMLEEGPYPEFLKKRIRSKHGHLSNAAAATCLRDIGGDLSAVMLAHLSEVNNTPEKALVSAEDALAHLIDGIEVVVGCQHEVSATVRV
- a CDS encoding class I SAM-dependent methyltransferase; translated protein: MKKHDQKGTFSDRESAERFARLSERVFAPVNTAIARQIVAECGITRGTAIEIGSGPAHLAIEVARITDLRVIALDISVPMRSIAARTIHDAGLYDQITPLSGDAAAIPLSDASTDLVFSKGSAFFWPDPAGAFREIRRVLGPGGQAWIGGGFGSAEILERVREQMDRIDTAWIEGVHERLSDRTAERFRADLDRAGIEDYTILREPWHLWIRFSRGEG
- a CDS encoding ABC transporter ATP-binding protein, encoding MILDVRDAAFSYDGTRMIFAGVSFSIGRGECLCILGPNGTGKSTLIKCLINVLPLNMGSITLGGEEIVTLPRTEVARQIAYVPQAHQIVFPFAVIDFVLMGRAPHLSLFATPGRADRQIAEEALVTVGIEHLAARPVSEISGGELQLALIARALAQQPAVMVLDEPTSHLDFGNQVRVLRLIERLADEGIAVIMTSHFPDHSFIISQNVAIMKDGGFIAVGPAEEVLTPEHLGAAYGIDVAITYVEEAGRRVCIPSIYRPPR